The proteins below are encoded in one region of Acidobacteriota bacterium:
- a CDS encoding MoxR family ATPase: MDERIRRLGEEVLREQAPIRQLTEEVGRVIVGQQDLIEKVVIGLLCHGHVLLEGVPGLAKTLLVSTLASCFDASFRRIQFTPDLLPADLVGTLVYDPRDNTFQPHKGPIFANVILADEINRAPAKVQSALLEAMQERQVTIGETTFPLPSPFLVLATQNPLEQEGTYPLPEAQVDRFLMKLLVEYPERDEEKLIVRRMATSAPPTVRAVLGPEDVARIRELVGRIHLDERVEDYIIDLVRATRSPEAHGVDARGLIHIGASPRASLALAQTSRAHAFLRGRGFVTPEDVKAIGYDVLRHRLIPSFEAEAEEISADELVQRVFDAIEVP; the protein is encoded by the coding sequence ATGGACGAGAGGATCCGCCGACTCGGGGAAGAGGTGCTCCGCGAGCAGGCACCGATTCGGCAACTGACCGAAGAGGTGGGACGAGTGATCGTCGGCCAGCAGGACCTGATCGAGAAAGTGGTCATCGGGCTGCTCTGCCACGGTCACGTGTTGCTCGAGGGCGTGCCCGGCCTGGCCAAGACCCTGCTGGTCAGCACCCTGGCATCCTGTTTCGACGCCAGTTTCCGCCGCATCCAGTTCACCCCCGACCTGCTGCCCGCCGACCTGGTGGGGACCCTGGTCTACGACCCGCGGGACAACACCTTCCAGCCCCACAAGGGCCCCATCTTCGCCAACGTGATCCTGGCCGACGAAATCAATCGCGCCCCGGCCAAGGTCCAGTCGGCCCTGCTCGAAGCGATGCAGGAACGGCAGGTCACCATCGGCGAGACCACCTTCCCCCTGCCCTCCCCCTTCCTGGTGCTGGCCACCCAGAACCCCCTCGAGCAGGAGGGCACCTACCCCCTGCCGGAGGCCCAGGTCGACCGTTTCCTGATGAAACTGCTGGTGGAGTACCCCGAACGGGACGAGGAAAAGCTGATCGTCCGCCGCATGGCCACATCGGCCCCCCCGACGGTGCGGGCGGTGCTCGGCCCCGAGGATGTGGCGCGAATCCGCGAGCTGGTAGGGCGGATCCATCTCGACGAGCGGGTGGAGGACTACATCATCGACCTGGTGCGGGCGACCCGCAGTCCGGAAGCCCACGGGGTCGACGCCCGCGGGCTGATCCACATCGGCGCCTCACCCCGGGCATCGCTGGCCCTGGCCCAGACCTCCCGGGCCCATGCCTTCCTGCGCGGCCGGGGTTTCGTCACTCCCGAGGACGTCAAGGCCATCGGCTACGACGTACTGCGGCACCGCCTGATTCCCAGTTTCGAAGCCGAGGCCGAGGAGATCAGCGCCGACGAGCTGGTCCAGCGCGTCTTCGACGCCATCGAAGTACCGTGA
- a CDS encoding DUF58 domain-containing protein, with product MSRSLPAADSEVMRRVRRIEIRTRRIVTETLSGSYHSAFRGRGMEFAEVREYLPGDDVRTIDWNVTARSSRPDQPLYVKVFTEERELTVILLADVSGSTGFGSGRRLKREIIAEISALLAFAAIRNRDRVGLVRFSDRIEQYLPPRSGTTHVLRVVREILTSPGRTGGTDLAGALGFLLKVQRKPAVVFLVSDLIAGHFDRPLAIAARRHDLVAFEVFDPRERVLPAVGPVLVEDAERGERRLVDTASAAVRRHYEQAVQQKLARVHESFARCGVDRVEIDATRAYDRPLLRYFHARAARVRR from the coding sequence GTGAGCCGAAGCCTGCCTGCCGCCGACAGCGAGGTGATGCGCCGCGTGCGCCGGATCGAGATCCGCACCCGGCGCATCGTCACCGAGACCCTCTCGGGCAGCTACCACAGCGCCTTCCGCGGCCGGGGCATGGAATTCGCCGAGGTGCGGGAGTACCTGCCCGGCGACGATGTGCGCACCATCGACTGGAACGTCACCGCCCGCTCCTCCCGCCCCGACCAACCCCTCTACGTCAAAGTCTTCACCGAAGAGCGGGAGCTGACGGTGATCCTGCTGGCCGACGTCTCGGGCTCCACCGGCTTTGGCTCGGGGCGCCGGCTCAAGCGGGAGATCATCGCCGAAATCTCCGCCCTGCTGGCCTTCGCCGCGATCCGCAACCGCGACCGGGTGGGCCTGGTGCGCTTCAGCGACCGCATCGAACAGTACTTGCCCCCCCGCAGCGGCACGACTCACGTGCTGCGGGTGGTGCGGGAAATCCTCACCTCGCCTGGGCGCACCGGCGGGACAGACCTGGCGGGAGCCCTGGGGTTCCTGCTCAAGGTGCAACGCAAGCCGGCGGTGGTCTTCCTCGTCTCCGACCTGATCGCGGGCCACTTCGATCGCCCCCTGGCCATCGCCGCCCGCCGCCACGACCTGGTAGCCTTCGAGGTCTTCGACCCCCGGGAGCGGGTCCTGCCCGCGGTGGGGCCGGTGCTGGTGGAGGATGCCGAGCGGGGAGAACGGCGGCTGGTGGACACCGCTTCGGCCGCCGTGCGCCGGCATTACGAGCAGGCCGTGCAGCAGAAGCTGGCCCGGGTGCACGAGAGCTTCGCCCGCTGCGGAGTGGACCGGGTGGAGATCGACGCCACCCGCGCCTACGACCGCCCCCTGCTGAGGTACTTCCATGCCCGGGCTGCGAGGGTGCGCCGATGA